A region of Streptomyces sp. R44 DNA encodes the following proteins:
- a CDS encoding carbohydrate ABC transporter permease — MATPSTLGQRRTAALLLSPFLGLFAAVTLAPLLYAAWLSLFTTRTSGLGFGGTESVFAGWDNYVRALTDPEFLDGFLVVAAYCAVYIPVMIGGALALALLLDSGLAKARTFFQLALFLPHAVPGLIAALIWVYLYTPGLSPVIDLLESGGVGFSFLSADHAVLSTANIAVWEWTGYNMVIFYAALQAVPRETLDAAKVDGAGAVRTALSIKVPMIRPAVALAVLFTVIGSIQLFTEPKVIYNASSAIGSSWTPNMYVQTAAFQNNDFGLAAAASLLIALFAAVLSFAVTRISRRGSKP; from the coding sequence ATGGCGACCCCGTCCACCCTCGGACAGCGCAGGACCGCCGCGCTGCTCCTGTCACCGTTCCTCGGCCTCTTCGCGGCCGTCACCCTCGCCCCGCTGCTGTACGCCGCCTGGCTGAGCCTGTTCACCACCCGCACCTCCGGCCTCGGCTTCGGCGGCACCGAGAGCGTCTTCGCCGGCTGGGACAACTACGTACGGGCCCTCACCGACCCGGAGTTCCTCGACGGCTTCCTCGTCGTCGCCGCGTACTGCGCCGTCTACATCCCCGTGATGATCGGCGGAGCGCTCGCCCTCGCCCTGCTGCTCGACTCCGGTCTCGCCAAGGCCCGGACCTTCTTCCAGCTCGCGCTCTTCCTGCCGCACGCGGTACCCGGCCTGATCGCCGCGCTGATCTGGGTCTACCTCTACACGCCCGGCCTGAGCCCGGTGATCGACCTCCTCGAATCCGGCGGCGTCGGCTTCAGCTTCCTGTCCGCCGACCACGCCGTCCTCTCCACGGCCAACATCGCCGTCTGGGAGTGGACCGGCTACAACATGGTCATCTTCTACGCCGCTCTGCAGGCCGTCCCCCGCGAGACCCTGGACGCCGCCAAGGTCGACGGGGCCGGCGCCGTACGGACCGCGCTGTCCATCAAGGTCCCGATGATCCGGCCCGCCGTCGCCCTCGCGGTCCTGTTCACGGTCATCGGGTCGATCCAGCTCTTCACCGAGCCGAAGGTCATCTACAACGCGTCCAGCGCGATCGGCAGCAGCTGGACCCCCAACATGTACGTCCAGACGGCCGCCTTCCAGAACAACGACTTCGGTCTGGCCGCTGCGGCCTCGCTGCTGATCGCCCTGTTCGCCGCCGTGCTGTCGTTCGCCGTCACCCGTATCTCACGCCGCGGGAGCAAGCCGTGA
- a CDS encoding carbohydrate ABC transporter permease encodes MPSRPSSRPSSTPSSTVSVGRAPKAPSALLSKAGVTALLGLATLYTLLPLTWLLLSSTKSRADLFGTNGFAPGREMHLGENLERLFTADGGVYLRWVLNTVAYAGVGALLAALFGVAAGYAFDKLVFPGKERLFSLVLLGVMVPGTALAIPLYLLAAEAGLVNTFWSVFVPGLVFPFGVYLARVFSAAYVPDEVLEAARMDGAGEFRAFRTVALPMLAPGFVTIFLFQFTQIWNSFFLPLVMLSDQELYPVNLGLYVWYSSALSQGHPEDYLLAVVGSLVAVAPLIAVFLMLQRFWKSGMTAGAVK; translated from the coding sequence ATGCCTTCCAGGCCTTCCTCCAGGCCTTCCTCCACGCCTTCCTCCACGGTCTCCGTCGGGCGCGCCCCCAAGGCGCCCTCGGCGCTGCTGTCCAAGGCCGGGGTGACCGCACTCCTCGGCCTCGCGACCCTCTACACCCTGCTGCCCCTGACGTGGCTGCTGCTGTCCTCCACCAAGAGCCGCGCGGACCTCTTCGGCACCAACGGCTTCGCCCCGGGCCGCGAGATGCACCTCGGGGAGAACCTGGAGCGGCTCTTCACGGCGGACGGCGGTGTCTATCTGCGCTGGGTGCTCAACACCGTGGCGTACGCGGGCGTCGGGGCGCTCCTCGCGGCGCTGTTCGGCGTCGCGGCCGGCTACGCCTTCGACAAGCTCGTCTTCCCGGGCAAGGAGCGGTTGTTCTCGCTCGTGCTGCTCGGCGTGATGGTGCCCGGTACGGCCCTGGCGATCCCCCTCTATCTGCTCGCGGCCGAGGCCGGTCTCGTCAACACCTTCTGGAGCGTGTTCGTCCCCGGCCTCGTCTTCCCGTTCGGCGTGTACCTGGCGCGGGTCTTCAGCGCGGCCTACGTACCGGACGAGGTCCTGGAAGCGGCGCGGATGGACGGGGCCGGCGAGTTCCGTGCCTTCCGCACCGTCGCCCTCCCGATGCTCGCGCCCGGCTTCGTGACCATCTTCCTCTTCCAGTTCACCCAGATCTGGAACAGCTTCTTCCTGCCCCTGGTGATGCTCTCCGACCAGGAGCTGTACCCGGTCAACCTCGGGCTCTACGTGTGGTATTCGTCCGCGCTGTCCCAGGGCCACCCCGAGGACTACCTGCTCGCCGTCGTCGGCTCGCTGGTGGCGGTGGCCCCGCTGATCGCCGTCTTCCTGATGCTCCAGCGGTTCTGGAAGTCCGGCATGACCGCTGGCGCCGTCAAGTAG
- a CDS encoding ABC transporter substrate-binding protein, giving the protein MLRRTTAALAGSVAALSLLATACGGTSGQDAPSGRATTGKVTFWSFLKGSDHVAEAFNRTHPDIQVTFETVPSGQEYYSKLTNAVKAGTAPDVAVVEYPHLPEFAAQGKIEDLSGTLGPVVKDRFPEAVRQLVDLGGRTWAVPRDAAPLMMMYRKDFFTAHRIAVPTTWDAYRNMTEQVRKADPDARGGALFTDNPGLLTALAWQAGGRWFDAGQDSWKVTLDDGPSKKTAAYWGDLARKDLVRSLSTLDPFWTSVQKNRTVAYVCASWCAGAHQATVPDQKGKWAVAPVPTWDGKPASAMYGGSSFVVPKGSRNSGAAAEFIKWITTDPEGMKAWVSSGTSSMFPADPALVPVTKAAFGTAYYGGQDVYAIGKASYDAIRPGWTWGPAMGTTNTALVDELPKVADGTVSLPEVLTVAERTTVAQMRQRGMRVTAP; this is encoded by the coding sequence ATGCTTCGCAGAACAACGGCCGCCCTGGCCGGATCCGTCGCCGCTCTCTCCCTCCTCGCCACCGCCTGCGGAGGGACGTCCGGCCAGGACGCCCCCTCCGGCAGGGCGACGACGGGGAAGGTCACCTTCTGGTCCTTCCTCAAGGGTTCGGACCATGTGGCCGAGGCCTTCAACCGCACGCATCCCGACATCCAGGTGACCTTCGAGACCGTCCCGTCGGGCCAGGAGTACTACTCCAAGCTCACCAACGCCGTGAAGGCCGGCACCGCCCCGGACGTCGCGGTCGTCGAGTACCCCCACCTGCCGGAGTTCGCTGCCCAGGGCAAGATCGAGGATCTGAGCGGAACGCTCGGCCCGGTCGTGAAGGACAGGTTCCCCGAGGCCGTACGGCAGTTGGTCGACCTCGGCGGCAGGACCTGGGCGGTCCCCCGGGACGCGGCTCCCCTGATGATGATGTACCGGAAGGACTTCTTCACCGCGCACAGGATCGCGGTGCCCACCACGTGGGACGCCTACCGGAACATGACCGAGCAGGTGAGGAAGGCCGACCCGGACGCCCGCGGCGGCGCCCTCTTCACCGACAACCCCGGCCTGCTGACCGCGCTCGCCTGGCAGGCCGGCGGACGGTGGTTCGACGCCGGTCAGGACTCCTGGAAGGTCACGCTCGACGACGGCCCGTCGAAGAAGACCGCCGCCTACTGGGGCGACCTCGCCCGCAAGGACCTCGTCCGCTCGCTGAGCACCCTCGACCCCTTCTGGACGAGCGTCCAGAAGAACCGCACGGTCGCCTACGTCTGCGCGAGCTGGTGCGCCGGAGCGCACCAGGCGACCGTCCCCGACCAGAAGGGCAAGTGGGCCGTGGCGCCCGTGCCCACCTGGGACGGCAAGCCCGCCTCCGCCATGTACGGCGGCTCGTCCTTTGTCGTCCCGAAGGGGTCCCGCAACAGCGGGGCCGCCGCCGAGTTCATCAAGTGGATCACCACCGATCCCGAGGGCATGAAGGCGTGGGTGTCCTCCGGCACCAGCAGCATGTTCCCCGCAGACCCGGCGCTCGTACCGGTCACGAAGGCCGCGTTCGGGACGGCGTACTACGGCGGGCAGGACGTCTACGCGATCGGCAAGGCCTCGTACGACGCGATCCGGCCGGGCTGGACGTGGGGCCCGGCCATGGGCACCACCAACACCGCCCTCGTCGACGAACTCCCCAAGGTCGCCGACGGCACGGTGTCCCTGCCCGAGGTGCTCACCGTGGCCGAGCGGACCACCGTCGCCCAGATGAGGCAGCGCGGCATGCGGGTCACCGCCCCGTAG
- a CDS encoding hydroxyacid dehydrogenase gives MGRRHRDALFPPEGWRRLTSYVDIDPDHVAEDLAQEPSLAEVELLITSWGCPVLDEEVLARAPALKAVVHAAGSVKHHVTRACWDRGLAVSSAAAANAVPVAEYTVAAILFANKRVLDIGALYRERRTPLDWSRRFPGFGNYRRTVGVVGASLVGRKVLELLRPHDLDLLLADPHVDAEQAAALGARHVELDELVAASDVVSLHAPALAETRHLMDARRLSLLRDGATLVNTARGSLVATEALTAEAVSGRIHAVIDVTEPEVLPPASPLYSLPNVLLTPHIAGSLGGELRRITESALDEVERYCSGQPFRYAVHHAALATSA, from the coding sequence ATGGGCCGGCGCCACCGGGACGCGCTGTTCCCGCCGGAGGGGTGGCGGCGTCTCACCTCGTACGTCGACATCGACCCGGACCACGTCGCCGAGGACCTCGCCCAGGAGCCCTCGCTGGCCGAGGTCGAGCTCCTGATCACCTCCTGGGGCTGTCCCGTCCTCGACGAGGAGGTGCTGGCACGGGCCCCGGCGCTGAAGGCGGTCGTCCACGCGGCCGGCAGCGTCAAGCACCATGTGACCCGGGCGTGCTGGGACCGCGGACTCGCGGTGTCCTCGGCCGCCGCGGCCAACGCCGTGCCCGTCGCCGAGTACACGGTCGCGGCGATCCTCTTCGCCAACAAACGGGTCCTCGACATCGGCGCCCTCTACCGCGAGCGGCGCACGCCGCTCGACTGGTCCCGGCGCTTCCCCGGCTTCGGCAACTACCGGCGGACCGTGGGCGTCGTCGGTGCCTCGCTGGTGGGCCGCAAGGTGCTCGAACTGCTGCGGCCCCACGACCTCGACCTGCTGCTCGCCGACCCCCACGTCGACGCGGAACAGGCGGCGGCGCTCGGCGCCCGGCACGTGGAGCTCGACGAGCTGGTCGCCGCCTCCGACGTCGTCTCCCTGCACGCGCCCGCGCTGGCCGAGACCCGCCATCTGATGGACGCGCGGCGGCTGTCGCTCCTGCGCGACGGCGCCACGCTCGTCAACACGGCCCGGGGCTCCCTCGTCGCCACCGAGGCCCTGACCGCCGAAGCCGTCTCCGGACGCATCCACGCGGTCATCGACGTCACCGAACCGGAGGTACTGCCGCCGGCCTCGCCCCTCTACTCCCTGCCGAACGTCCTCCTGACGCCCCACATCGCCGGCTCCCTGGGCGGCGAACTCCGGCGGATCACCGAGAGCGCCCTCGACGAGGTCGAGCGCTACTGCTCAGGACAGCCCTTCCGGTACGCCGTGCACCACGCGGCCCTCGCCACCTCGGCCTGA